In the genome of Capricornis sumatraensis isolate serow.1 chromosome 4, serow.2, whole genome shotgun sequence, the window GTGTTTTAGGAATTAAATTGGAAATGCCTACATATGAAAATGTAAATATCTCATTCTTTTATTACCTACATTATTATGAAGAATGAACCACCCGCTTATTCTGAAttactgatataaataaaacaCGAGCCTAAAATTTCTTATAAAAAGATGAATGGGTCACACCCTGCAATTTAGGCAAAAGGTAAATAAAGAATTCAGTGCTTTACTTTTCAATGCTCcctttttcttttgatgagaGCAGAAAGATTCTAGGATAAAAATAATTCCAATAAATACAGCTAGAATACATCAATCTTAGCACTCCCATCTGATAGGGGGCTAAGAAGAacaaccacctgccaatgcaggaaacacaggttcgatccctgggttgggaagatcccctggagaaggaaatggcgacccactccagtattcttgcctgggaaatcccatgggcagaggagcctgaagggctacagtccatggggtcacaaacagttggatatgactaagcgactgagcatgcaagaagaacaaacaaaaataaataaaaagagaagagtgatttttaaaaaaccaaaaggcAGATTGAGTAAGGGGTGAGGGTGGGTTCAGTAGAATATCTGCTGCCAATGAATGAATTCCGAGCACTATTACAAATTTTTCCTAAATTACACCCAAGGTCATGCACATGACACATAGAATCTAAACAATTCTTTGCTACATAACATATGGAAAATTattaacacatttttcttttatgaaacaaaagagaaacaaaatctaCAAAGCAATATTACTGCTTGAAAAGGTTATTCTAAAAACTTTTGTTAAATTTAGGTTTTGCCAAGTTCCTACTCTCCAAGTAGTCAAGTAGACACCAAAAACAGCTTCTGAGTACTGTGGACTGACCCTTTATGGAGCATGCATTTTTCACCAGTCTACAGCAAAATGAACCAGTTAAGATTTAATTCTGAATTCAGCCTGTGATTGATTTCTGGATATAACACTGgaataaaaacagtaaaagtaactttttaaaaataggtttacTTCTCACATAAGTTAGTTTAGAAAATGTTAACATTCTTAACCCAAAAGATTCCTTTCAGAGTTTGAAAGatcaaagaataaaaaacaaaattggttcagcaatttccaaaataaaatgaatacaaacACTGGCCACAACTTTCCACTCCATCCAAAAAAAACCACTTCAGCTGAGCTCAGCTCACTTAATTTTCAAAAACCATTTCTTTTTCCCAGCTTCATACCTGGAATTACCGTTCCTCAACAACATTACCTACATTAGCAGGGAGGAGATAAAAGTGTTGTAGAGATTGCACAGTCACTGAATGTACAAGCAGGACATTCCAGAGCAGGAGGGAATCTTCAAGACCTGCTCCAGCacccacattttacagatgagaaaactgaggcccaaaatGAGTCATTTAATCAAATGACTTGACCAACGCCACATTGTTTGGCTGAGccattcattcagccagtcatTCATTCACCCACAATTACTGACAGCTATCTAGGCGCCAGGTCTGGGACTCTGTGCAGAAAAGAAGCTGTAAGGCCTCATCCACCATTGCAGAGGCTATCCTTCCCCTTGGAAAATCTTAAAATCAACCCTTAAAAGTCCTCATCAGCAAGAACTCTGTAGGAATTGCACTGACTTTGTCAAACAGGACTCACTTTGAGTTCACAAGTTTCAGTAAACACAGTTGGCCTCTACTTGTGTTTATTTTAAGCGATTATTAAGCGTTTACTTTAAGTGATTAAGCATTAACAAAGAGAAGCACAGTATTCTGAATGAGTCCCTTTCTGATACATTCAAAGTTTAATGAAGTGCAATCAGAAAATACCCCATATACACAAACAAGTTCACAGAGAGGACAGCTTACAAAATCAGAGCGATCTGAGGTATCAACATAGAGCAGTTAAGTCTAATAGCTCAATCCCCTCAATTCCACAAAGTGTGGAATGTAAATGATTCCCATTTCATTCAGATGTGGGTATATTTTTCTGAGATGTCTGTCTGTTAGGAAGACCTCTAAACTCAATTCCAATTTACATCCAGTGACAAGATAACTAACCCAGGCCTTTCTCCTGAAGAGTAACTTTCCTTGATTTCTATTTGAATAacagaaaattagaataaaaaaactaaataaaacctAAAATTTCATGTGCTGACTAAAGGAAATTCAAATTCTATGTACAACAAAAATAGCAACAGCTTGAACTGCACAtttctgagttttttgtttttttctttttaatgagatGTGCCGTGAACTTACCCATCAACATAAATCATCCCTCATTTTGCTTGGACTTTTATATTCTTTAAGATTAAGTCTGGCACTTAAATGTTTTGTGTATCTCAAGTCACAGTCAAGTCAACTTCTTTAAGAAGTAAGAGAACATATTGACAAAGCTCTTAAATAAAACAACCCCAAAATAAGGCACTTTGAAATATTAAACAACAGCTCTCTGTTTACCCagtttcagtgttttgttttgttttgttttgtttttaaccaaaaCGCTCCGCCGCTTTTACAGAGGTCTTGCAGATGACCACTGGGTGAATGTTGATGAAATAAATCTTCACTGAGGCTCTCTGAAGGCTGACTCCCCTGAAGCTATTGTCAGTTCAGGACCAAAGCACTTATCAAAGTATGCTCATCTATGTCTCAAACTTCCAGATTTGATTTTTATCCAGAGCATCACAAGTTCTCATCTGAACATCGGGCCGGCCCTCGGGTGTCCGGTAAGCACTAAGACACAGCCCTGAGTGGGGATGAAAAATGGTTCCATCTTCTTtaaaatgccaaataatgtttgCTGGGATAGGAAACCCATCTTTGGGACAATTTTGCATTCCCACATGCTTTTTTAGCTCGGGAACTTCTGCACATAACTCCGTCACCGAATTAAACCTTATTTCTTTGTTGGAGGTATACTCAAAGAATTGATTGCCTCCTTGACCGTGGCACCCAAACAGGGAAAGGTTAGCACTTGTGGGGTTGTTGTCAGGAGCATTATAATCTAAACATTCAGAAGAGATCCCAATACTGCGAATAGCTCCGTGCCAGCCTGGCCTATCCTCTGGAACGTGCAAAGtagaaaacacatttttcaaaTACCAGTCAAAGCTCTTGCACCTCAGCCTTTCCCGTagtaattttctttcagaaatatcACCATAAGCTTCTTTCCTTGCTGGAGGGTTTCGGTTGTAGAAATGCTCTTTGTACTCGTCCATCCAGACTTCCGCTGCCCGAGCAGTATTCTGCAGGAAATTGGGCCGAGCATATGGTGCCCGCTTAGGGAATACGTGGCCCACGTGGGAACACGGGTGGATCTCCAGTTTACCTCCACACTGCCACACCCTGAAAGACAGCTCCAGGTTTTCACCTCCCCACACTTCCATCCCAGTGTCATAAGTTCCAAGGTACTGAAAATACTTCTTGCTGACTGCGAACAGTCCTCCGGCCATGGTGGGCGATCTGAATGGTTCAATTCTTGATTTACGCCTGTCCCTTTCATGTTTGGGGACAGAATGCCACTGGAATGTTAGACGCCAGTCGAACCCACCAATCATGGGTTCCCCAGTCTGCATATAGAATTCAAAAGTATTCCAGTCGATGGTGTCTATAACAGGACAAATGACCACTGTTTCATCCTTATGAATCCTTTCCAAAAGTGGCTCCAGCCAACCAGTATTACACTCACAGTGACAATCCAGGAAAGTCAGGACATCGCCAGTGGCAAAAGTGGCCCCAATCAGTCGGGCCCTCACCAGCCCTTCCCGCTTGTTTGTTCTAATCAGGCGGACTCTATCCAGATTGCTGACGTAAGCTTCAAGCTGTGTCTTCAAATACACTCTGTCGCTCAAGTCATCGACTaagatgatctccttcagaaggactGCAGGAGAAGTTTCTAAAACACTGTGGATGGTGCGAAGTAAAGTCGACCAGGCTTCGTTATAGAAAGCGATGATGACAGAAGTGGTGGGAAGTCTCCTGTAGTTAAACTTCTTGGACTTACACTCATACATTCTTTTATCCTCTATGTGGCGGTGCAGGGAAATCCTGTCACTGAGGTAAATGTTAATGGCATATCTCTCAATGAGTTCCTCTTGCTGCTTCAGTTCACTCTCGCTGAGCTGGAGTTTGCTGGCTTTCCCCCACTCCCCAAGGGCACGGGAATCTGCAGGGGGCTTCTCATACAGCGGTCGAGACAAATCCACTGCTTTCTTCCCCGGCTCTGAGAGCTGTCTTGACCCCGGTTCCCGGGCACCGCCGGCTCGTAAGGAGGCATGGAAAGTGGAGACGGAGAGTTCCACCAGGAGGTAGGCCACTGTCAGGAGAGCCAGCAGCAGGCAGCTTTTCCGTGCCCACGTCCACCTTACGGCCATCCGGATCTTCATGGCTGGGGCGCGGACGCGGCCACCAGAGTCACCGCGCGCAGGGGAAGGGCTGCGGGACCCGCCGCTTGAGCTCCGGGCTCAGGTAGGAGCGAACTTCCGAGCAGGTCCCTCTTTTCATGCAGGCGTTCGGCTCCTCGGCAGTCGCGGGGGCTTCCTGGGGGTCACCTGGGACCTCCGCGGGGCTCGGCCTCCGGTGCAGCCCCAactcctctctccccacttcctcctgccTGCCTCACAACTTTTCACAAACTCTACAGCCAACAACACCCCACCCTCCCCGGGCAGAGGACaaacccctccccttccctcttcctccccctGGTGGCGAGTTCGCGCCAGTGGTCGGCCAGGCCCGGGCCCAGGCCTGTGGGC includes:
- the GALNT4 gene encoding polypeptide N-acetylgalactosaminyltransferase 4 codes for the protein MAVRWTWARKSCLLLALLTVAYLLVELSVSTFHASLRAGGAREPGSRQLSEPGKKAVDLSRPLYEKPPADSRALGEWGKASKLQLSESELKQQEELIERYAINIYLSDRISLHRHIEDKRMYECKSKKFNYRRLPTTSVIIAFYNEAWSTLLRTIHSVLETSPAVLLKEIILVDDLSDRVYLKTQLEAYVSNLDRVRLIRTNKREGLVRARLIGATFATGDVLTFLDCHCECNTGWLEPLLERIHKDETVVICPVIDTIDWNTFEFYMQTGEPMIGGFDWRLTFQWHSVPKHERDRRKSRIEPFRSPTMAGGLFAVSKKYFQYLGTYDTGMEVWGGENLELSFRVWQCGGKLEIHPCSHVGHVFPKRAPYARPNFLQNTARAAEVWMDEYKEHFYNRNPPARKEAYGDISERKLLRERLRCKSFDWYLKNVFSTLHVPEDRPGWHGAIRSIGISSECLDYNAPDNNPTSANLSLFGCHGQGGNQFFEYTSNKEIRFNSVTELCAEVPELKKHVGMQNCPKDGFPIPANIIWHFKEDGTIFHPHSGLCLSAYRTPEGRPDVQMRTCDALDKNQIWKFET